Proteins found in one Symmachiella macrocystis genomic segment:
- a CDS encoding leucine-rich repeat domain-containing protein has translation MMRFQLLLLFAVYSVSASVVIAFDESDESKAIKKIELLGGKIKRDDKLPNHPVVGVSLVGSKRFNDKYIHLLKAFNNVTKLDISGTKITDKGLKQISELKSLAELNLIETSVTSAGVLELRASLPKLRVFEQATSLQSIKELGGRVQWKGNVQGRRDITVFFADNHNFGDEQVHLLIPLKNVKMLHLQNTKITDTGLKELKKLKNLTVLVLYGNQITDEGLKELKELKKLYSLWLGNTKITDNGLKELLVLPNLAQLDLSRSQITDLGLKTLGEFKKLNNLNLSSSPITDVGLKELSSLNLTRLDLVNTQITDIGLKEMRKFKKLSFVNLRGTRITDAGLMEFKAIKNLNAVFLGDTKVTDAGMKELKELLPNVQIGR, from the coding sequence ATGATGCGTTTTCAACTTCTTCTCTTGTTCGCTGTGTATTCGGTCTCTGCGAGCGTTGTGATTGCTTTTGACGAATCCGATGAATCTAAGGCGATTAAGAAGATCGAACTACTTGGCGGAAAAATTAAGCGAGACGACAAGTTGCCGAATCACCCTGTCGTCGGAGTTTCACTCGTCGGGAGCAAACGGTTCAACGACAAATACATTCATTTGCTGAAAGCATTCAACAACGTCACAAAACTTGACATCAGCGGCACCAAAATAACAGACAAGGGACTGAAGCAGATTTCCGAACTCAAGAGCCTGGCAGAATTGAATCTGATCGAGACCAGCGTTACATCTGCAGGTGTCCTTGAACTGCGTGCATCTTTACCAAAGTTGCGGGTCTTCGAGCAGGCCACGTCTCTCCAATCGATCAAAGAACTGGGCGGTAGAGTTCAGTGGAAAGGCAATGTTCAGGGACGACGGGATATCACTGTTTTTTTTGCTGACAATCACAATTTCGGTGACGAGCAGGTACATCTCTTGATACCGCTCAAGAATGTGAAGATGCTCCACCTTCAAAACACCAAAATTACCGATACCGGTCTGAAAGAATTGAAAAAACTCAAGAACCTGACGGTACTCGTCCTCTATGGGAACCAGATCACAGACGAGGGTCTGAAAGAATTGAAGGAACTGAAGAAGTTGTACTCGCTCTGGCTCGGAAATACGAAAATCACAGACAACGGACTGAAGGAATTGCTAGTACTCCCAAACCTCGCACAGCTTGACCTCTCACGATCCCAGATTACAGATTTGGGGCTGAAGACCCTGGGGGAATTCAAGAAACTGAATAACCTCAATCTCAGTTCATCCCCAATTACGGATGTTGGTTTGAAGGAACTAAGTAGCCTCAATTTGACGAGACTCGATCTCGTGAATACCCAGATCACAGATATTGGGCTGAAAGAGATGAGAAAATTCAAGAAACTGAGTTTTGTCAACCTTAGGGGAACTCGAATCACGGATGCGGGGTTGATGGAATTCAAAGCCATCAAGAACCTAAATGCCGTCTTCCTCGGAGATACCAAAGTTACGGATGCGGGCATGAAGGAACTCAAGGAACTTTTGCCGAATGTGCAGATCGGGCGATGA
- a CDS encoding methyl-accepting chemotaxis protein: protein MDAINKSQAVIEFEMDGTIIAANENFLDAMGYTLDEVRGKHHSMFVDEDTRLSTAYKEFWAQLNRGEYMAGEYRRVGKNGQNVWIQGSYNPILDLDGKPIKVVKFATNVTERVQLEKNAIEQKKKTQELIELVVESADQFAEGSKAIASSSATLSDGAQTQAATVEEMTASIDELTGSIQVISKSAVGSKEQADETATMAKDGGNSVNEAINAMRLIEKSSEQINDIIQVISEIASQTNLLALNAAIEAARAGEHGLGFAVVADEVRKLAERSSEAAKEITQLIKESSRRVAEGAQLSENVGDSLKAIVAAADKTAAGITHIAEQTETQSISASETHSAIKSVSDTTESNAASAEELAASAEQLGAQAANLQQLVSQFNM from the coding sequence ATGGATGCCATCAATAAGTCTCAAGCAGTAATTGAGTTTGAGATGGACGGCACGATCATTGCAGCCAACGAGAACTTCTTAGACGCGATGGGCTACACTCTGGACGAGGTTCGGGGCAAACATCACAGCATGTTTGTCGACGAAGACACCCGATTGAGTACCGCGTACAAGGAGTTCTGGGCTCAATTGAATCGAGGAGAGTACATGGCGGGTGAGTACCGCCGTGTGGGAAAGAATGGCCAAAACGTCTGGATCCAAGGTTCGTACAACCCAATTCTTGACCTTGATGGCAAGCCGATCAAAGTTGTCAAGTTTGCGACGAACGTGACTGAGCGAGTGCAATTGGAAAAAAACGCAATCGAACAAAAAAAGAAGACACAGGAATTAATCGAACTCGTCGTCGAAAGTGCCGATCAGTTTGCCGAAGGCTCGAAGGCGATTGCTTCCAGCAGTGCGACTCTCAGCGACGGCGCGCAGACACAGGCTGCTACGGTCGAAGAGATGACCGCATCTATCGACGAACTGACCGGCTCCATCCAAGTGATTTCAAAGAGTGCGGTTGGCTCCAAAGAGCAGGCTGACGAGACCGCGACAATGGCTAAGGATGGCGGAAATTCTGTCAATGAGGCAATCAACGCGATGCGCCTGATCGAGAAGTCGAGCGAGCAGATTAATGACATCATTCAAGTGATCAGCGAGATCGCTAGCCAGACGAACCTGTTGGCTCTCAATGCAGCCATCGAAGCCGCTCGAGCTGGCGAGCACGGCTTGGGATTCGCGGTGGTAGCCGACGAAGTGCGCAAACTTGCCGAACGCTCCAGTGAGGCCGCCAAGGAGATTACGCAGTTGATTAAGGAATCGTCTCGCCGAGTTGCCGAAGGGGCGCAATTGTCAGAGAACGTGGGCGACTCCCTCAAAGCGATCGTTGCCGCCGCTGACAAGACGGCGGCGGGAATCACCCATATCGCCGAGCAGACCGAAACCCAATCGATTAGCGCGAGCGAAACCCATTCCGCAATTAAGTCCGTTTCTGACACGACAGAATCGAACGCGGCCAGCGCTGAGGAACTGGCTGCGAGTGCAGAACAACTTGGTGCTCAAGCTGCCAATCTACAGCAACTCGTGTCGCAATTCAACATGTAA
- a CDS encoding chemotaxis protein CheA has product MPDDLPDRSAKTLALQGAYRVRVCFKPGLQLADLKARLIVARLSQIGEIVATDPSIDEVQSVDDLPQFAVIVMSNHDPNEVREIADVDGVESVKIEGGAMLDPSLGDTLTHADQEPPEAQTSTVSDGDKSVAPSPESGLTEIKHSGPPPRKEREPAHAIPENDTAREIISDSSPPKTVMSSGDETKPSLTGEASRPKVAETVRVDINRLDRLMNLTGELVVTRARFTQIASNMTSLFRNRSASNRAKDLNERLRLRLQKIQELSDSMGTEANGWGHVLKDLEDDLTELEEQSTIWEQGRRHFTQIAESVDQLNRVSNNLQHSVLETRMVQVAPLFNRFRRVIRDLSVERNKHVQLAILGEKTELDKRMIDELGDPLIHLVRNSIDHGLESADERARLGKPEAGTISLEASHSGNNVFIRVRDDGAGINVERIRERLLERGLVSEAGLRELSEQQVIEFIWHPGFTTAEKVTDISGRGVGMDVVRNRIFDLNGTIEIDSKPGQGATFTIRLPLTLAIIRSLLVRFGDGVFSLPIDDVREIVSVPRHEVYSVHNHRTIDVRGKFIPVAGMNEIFEWNTFHKMASTAAGERTTPTAVNIVVLQSGDQTIGLCVDELLGGADIVIKSLTDNFTSIQGLSGASVMGDGTVCLMLDVNAVAELASERARLPVSQGTMAE; this is encoded by the coding sequence GTGCCTGATGACCTGCCAGACCGATCTGCCAAGACATTGGCATTACAGGGTGCATATCGCGTGCGGGTCTGCTTCAAACCTGGACTTCAACTTGCCGATCTGAAAGCGCGTTTGATTGTTGCGAGGCTATCACAGATCGGTGAGATTGTGGCCACCGATCCATCCATTGACGAGGTCCAGAGTGTAGACGATCTACCACAATTTGCGGTCATCGTCATGTCAAATCACGATCCCAACGAGGTGCGTGAGATTGCCGATGTTGATGGTGTGGAATCCGTCAAGATTGAGGGGGGGGCAATGCTCGACCCGTCCCTTGGCGACACCCTTACGCATGCAGACCAAGAGCCACCAGAAGCACAGACATCGACGGTCTCGGACGGCGACAAATCCGTTGCTCCCAGTCCTGAATCTGGCCTGACGGAAATCAAACACAGCGGTCCGCCGCCAAGAAAAGAGCGTGAGCCAGCCCATGCTATCCCCGAAAATGACACCGCTAGGGAAATCATATCCGATTCATCGCCGCCTAAAACGGTAATGTCTTCCGGCGATGAAACGAAACCCAGTCTCACAGGTGAAGCAAGTCGCCCAAAGGTCGCAGAGACAGTTCGGGTCGACATCAACCGACTGGACCGGCTGATGAATCTCACCGGCGAACTCGTTGTCACACGTGCACGTTTCACGCAGATTGCTAGTAATATGACATCCCTGTTTCGCAACAGGAGTGCCTCGAACCGAGCAAAGGATCTCAACGAACGCCTCAGGCTTCGGCTCCAGAAAATTCAAGAGTTGAGCGATTCGATGGGTACCGAAGCTAATGGCTGGGGGCACGTCCTCAAGGATCTGGAAGACGATCTGACCGAACTCGAAGAACAATCCACAATCTGGGAGCAGGGAAGGAGGCACTTCACACAGATTGCTGAATCTGTCGATCAGCTCAACCGGGTCTCCAACAACCTACAGCACAGTGTGTTGGAGACGCGCATGGTCCAGGTCGCCCCATTATTTAACCGATTTCGCCGGGTCATTCGGGATCTGTCAGTGGAACGCAACAAACACGTGCAGTTGGCCATTCTTGGTGAGAAGACCGAACTCGATAAACGCATGATTGATGAGCTCGGTGATCCGCTAATCCATCTGGTACGTAATTCGATCGACCATGGGCTGGAATCGGCAGACGAGCGTGCTCGACTGGGGAAACCAGAAGCAGGCACGATCTCTCTCGAAGCATCCCACAGCGGCAATAATGTTTTCATTCGTGTGCGCGACGACGGTGCCGGCATCAATGTCGAACGCATCCGCGAGAGATTGCTAGAACGAGGCCTTGTCTCAGAGGCTGGGTTGCGGGAACTTAGCGAACAGCAAGTGATCGAATTCATCTGGCATCCTGGGTTCACCACAGCAGAGAAGGTCACTGACATTTCCGGTCGCGGAGTCGGCATGGACGTTGTTCGCAATCGCATATTTGACTTAAATGGCACGATCGAAATCGATTCCAAGCCTGGACAGGGCGCAACCTTCACCATTCGACTACCATTGACACTCGCCATCATTCGCAGCTTGCTCGTCCGCTTCGGTGACGGTGTGTTTTCCCTCCCCATCGATGATGTTCGTGAAATAGTCTCTGTGCCCCGCCATGAGGTCTACTCTGTCCACAATCACCGTACAATCGACGTACGCGGGAAATTCATTCCGGTGGCCGGGATGAATGAGATATTTGAATGGAACACATTCCATAAAATGGCCTCGACTGCAGCCGGTGAAAGGACAACACCCACGGCCGTCAACATTGTCGTTTTGCAAAGCGGAGATCAGACAATTGGGCTGTGCGTGGACGAACTACTCGGGGGAGCTGATATAGTGATCAAGTCGCTGACCGACAATTTCACCAGCATCCAAGGCCTGTCTGGTGCTAGTGTGATGGGCGATGGCACCGTTTGCCTGATGCTCGATGTCAATGCCGTGGCCGAGTTGGCATCAGAACGTGCGCGACTGCCGGTGTCTCAAGGGACAATGGCCGAGTGA
- a CDS encoding chemotaxis protein CheC yields MTEPQLRRLEAAFHAGAAEASEAMAKWLAVPSMILIESLDQKPLAEVSDLLGDPETTLCVCAMDFDGSLSGQLVFAFEDACGLSLTDLLLNQPVKTATEWGEIEQSAALESANIIGCAYLNSLARQLSVETPTINELIPSPPTFQRDFAESLLQSLFMSQAVVSNTVFLARARFEIRGQPLNWTLLLVPDATSMAKLQESLPNE; encoded by the coding sequence TTGACTGAACCACAACTTCGGCGCCTTGAAGCAGCATTTCATGCAGGGGCTGCGGAGGCGTCTGAAGCAATGGCCAAATGGCTGGCAGTACCGTCAATGATCTTGATCGAATCACTCGATCAAAAACCTTTGGCCGAGGTCAGTGATCTGCTGGGCGACCCCGAGACAACACTCTGCGTCTGCGCAATGGATTTCGATGGATCGCTGAGCGGCCAGCTCGTGTTTGCATTTGAAGACGCTTGCGGACTCTCACTGACTGATCTTCTACTCAATCAGCCAGTGAAAACAGCTACCGAATGGGGCGAAATTGAACAGTCCGCAGCACTCGAATCGGCCAATATTATCGGCTGTGCCTACCTGAATTCACTGGCTAGGCAGCTTTCGGTGGAAACGCCGACAATAAACGAGTTGATTCCCTCGCCACCCACCTTCCAGCGAGATTTCGCCGAGAGCCTGCTGCAGTCTCTGTTCATGTCACAAGCCGTCGTGTCTAACACGGTATTCCTTGCCCGAGCTCGGTTCGAGATTCGAGGGCAACCGCTGAACTGGACGCTCCTATTGGTTCCCGACGCAACATCAATGGCGAAGTTACAGGAATCCTTGCCTAATGAATGA
- a CDS encoding serine/threonine-protein kinase, with amino-acid sequence MANQGASNDSVENRAGEPQTPITEHEPDLDSETVCDGLNVKTVMGAKTEFDNNEFPTVPELEVGSSLGKYEIRQLLGTGGMGAVYLAFDPMIEREVAVKVLPPEIASRPQALDRFLTEAKATGKLNNQHVVAIYDIGVQDNLNYIVMEVIRGGSVLDLMEQSGSLPWEDACRIVADAADGLEAAHAAGLVHRDIKPENLMLTEGRVVKVVDFGLAKLVDAANHTRTAVTKAGQVMGTPQFMSPEQFSGANIDHRSDIYSLGGTLFQLLTGQFPFDNCPTIVQLMYAHLEQPVPDPNELNGNLPAGCRDVIARAMAKEPQERYQDAAEMARDLRSLDHRQSEPTSGTKPERIIEEWRTLESVCIIEPSKIQALMLRDALAKSGISSIRVHDRAAEATSDPSLVPDVVVTSMHVPDLSGVDMIKKLRTDQRLQQSMLVLNSSDSTVDELIDAGKTGALALVSKKTKPDDILRAVHACTFLNAPKMSFDVPIDPLSLRVLIVGDGDQIPYSMAELIRSVGLLDVEITTLVDLGTEKGPVGKFDLAILLRTAGDATGDTKLYAGRLLRVSEAKTIEVKATAAVQVDGHQMTLRALSCRSFTAVTRCLLDDIRLTRILQITL; translated from the coding sequence ATGGCTAATCAAGGTGCCAGCAACGACTCGGTGGAGAACCGAGCGGGGGAACCTCAAACTCCTATCACGGAGCATGAACCCGATTTGGATTCGGAGACCGTATGTGATGGCCTGAATGTAAAAACAGTTATGGGCGCCAAGACGGAGTTCGACAATAACGAGTTTCCGACAGTGCCAGAACTGGAGGTCGGGTCCTCGTTGGGAAAATACGAGATCCGCCAGCTCCTTGGTACCGGAGGGATGGGGGCCGTCTATTTGGCGTTTGATCCGATGATCGAACGTGAGGTAGCCGTGAAGGTTCTTCCGCCTGAGATTGCTTCGCGACCGCAGGCGTTGGATCGCTTTCTCACCGAGGCCAAGGCCACCGGAAAACTGAACAATCAGCACGTTGTCGCGATCTATGACATTGGCGTCCAGGACAACTTGAATTACATCGTAATGGAGGTGATCCGTGGGGGGAGCGTTCTTGATCTGATGGAGCAGTCCGGCTCGTTGCCCTGGGAGGATGCCTGCCGAATCGTGGCGGACGCTGCCGATGGATTAGAAGCCGCTCATGCGGCAGGACTTGTGCATCGCGACATCAAACCCGAAAACCTGATGTTGACAGAGGGCCGGGTCGTCAAGGTTGTCGACTTCGGTCTGGCGAAATTGGTGGATGCAGCCAATCATACACGGACCGCCGTGACCAAAGCTGGCCAGGTAATGGGCACGCCACAATTCATGAGCCCCGAGCAATTCAGCGGCGCCAACATCGATCACCGCAGCGACATTTACAGTCTTGGCGGGACTTTATTTCAACTCCTGACGGGCCAGTTTCCGTTCGACAACTGTCCGACAATTGTGCAATTGATGTACGCCCATTTGGAACAACCGGTTCCGGATCCCAACGAGTTGAACGGTAATTTGCCTGCTGGATGCCGAGACGTGATCGCGCGGGCGATGGCAAAGGAGCCCCAGGAGCGTTATCAGGATGCAGCCGAGATGGCGCGCGACCTACGGTCGCTCGATCATCGACAATCTGAGCCGACATCTGGTACCAAACCGGAGAGGATTATTGAAGAATGGCGGACACTGGAATCGGTCTGCATCATTGAGCCATCGAAGATACAGGCTCTAATGCTGCGCGATGCTCTGGCAAAGTCAGGAATCTCATCGATCCGTGTGCACGACCGGGCGGCAGAGGCAACCAGCGATCCCTCGCTGGTTCCCGACGTTGTAGTGACATCCATGCATGTTCCCGATCTGAGCGGTGTCGACATGATTAAAAAGCTGCGTACCGACCAGCGATTGCAACAGTCGATGTTGGTCCTCAATTCAAGCGATTCGACAGTCGATGAATTGATCGACGCCGGAAAAACCGGTGCGCTGGCGCTCGTCTCAAAGAAAACTAAGCCGGACGACATCTTACGGGCAGTACATGCTTGCACGTTCCTGAACGCGCCGAAAATGTCATTTGACGTTCCAATCGATCCACTTTCCCTGCGCGTGTTGATTGTCGGTGACGGAGACCAGATTCCGTATTCAATGGCCGAGTTGATTCGTAGTGTCGGTTTGCTCGACGTTGAAATCACAACACTGGTGGATCTCGGGACAGAGAAGGGACCGGTTGGCAAGTTTGACTTAGCAATTCTACTACGCACCGCTGGCGACGCGACTGGCGATACCAAGCTCTACGCCGGCCGGTTGCTGCGAGTGTCTGAAGCCAAGACAATCGAAGTGAAAGCGACTGCGGCGGTGCAGGTTGATGGCCATCAGATGACTCTCCGAGCGTTGTCATGTAGGAGTTTCACGGCAGTAACTCGCTGTCTGCTCGATGATATCCGGCTGACACGCATTCTCCAGATCACGTTGTGA
- a CDS encoding integrase core domain-containing protein — MKEELTILRARIPGEIHTKPEERARLLKFGKPLGKDIDRLISIVTPSTFHRWVREERRGYKPAKPGRPRKRKVLRELVRKIARETGVGYTRILGEMRRLGINRICRQTVRNILKEEGIDTSPKRFRGSWEQFIKMYGKTLWACDFFTQRVITPRGLVNYLLLVFINVETREIFVTNSTAHPDSAWVTQQARNFLMHTADCEDKPACLIRDRDTKFTAQIDDVFKAEGLKVKVLSVQSPNLNSRCERVIQSIKQECLDNFLMFGEQHLNYRVREYVRYYNDDRAHSACGHLPPTCDDPLPENNTIVLNDIVRRERLGGLIKWYERAA, encoded by the coding sequence TTGAAAGAAGAACTGACGATCCTCCGCGCTCGCATCCCTGGCGAAATCCACACCAAGCCGGAGGAGCGTGCTCGGCTGCTCAAGTTTGGCAAACCGCTGGGCAAAGACATCGACCGCCTGATTAGCATCGTTACCCCCAGCACGTTCCATCGCTGGGTCCGGGAAGAGCGACGCGGCTACAAACCGGCCAAGCCTGGACGCCCGCGGAAGCGGAAAGTGCTCCGTGAACTGGTCCGCAAGATCGCCCGCGAAACGGGTGTCGGGTACACGCGTATCCTCGGCGAGATGCGGCGCCTGGGGATCAACCGTATCTGTCGGCAAACAGTTCGGAACATCCTCAAAGAGGAGGGGATCGACACCTCGCCCAAGCGATTCCGTGGCTCCTGGGAGCAATTCATTAAGATGTACGGTAAAACGTTGTGGGCTTGTGACTTCTTTACGCAGCGCGTCATCACACCGCGGGGTCTTGTAAACTATTTACTGTTGGTATTCATCAATGTCGAGACCCGCGAGATCTTTGTCACCAATTCCACAGCGCATCCCGATTCGGCGTGGGTCACGCAGCAGGCGAGGAACTTTTTGATGCACACCGCTGATTGCGAGGACAAGCCAGCCTGTCTGATACGCGATCGCGACACGAAGTTCACGGCACAGATCGACGACGTGTTCAAAGCCGAAGGACTGAAGGTCAAGGTCCTGTCGGTCCAGAGCCCGAACCTCAACTCGCGCTGCGAACGGGTCATCCAGAGCATCAAGCAGGAATGCTTGGACAATTTCCTGATGTTTGGCGAGCAGCATCTGAACTACCGCGTCCGTGAATACGTCCGCTACTACAACGATGATCGTGCCCATTCCGCCTGTGGACATCTGCCTCCAACATGCGATGATCCACTACCCGAGAACAATACGATCGTACTAAATGACATCGTCCGTCGCGAGCGACTCGGCGGCCTGATCAAGTGGTACGAACGTGCAGCGTGA
- a CDS encoding chemotaxis protein CheW produces MQEPSNSALSESMVRNNNTAQFVGFRLEDQEYAFRIEQIQEIVILPQITHTPQVPAYVEGVSNLRGTIIPIINLRCLFGLESRPADRESRTIVVNVGERTMGCTVDAVTQVIRIPAESIQPAPDMITADQTGYITGFAKLDDRILVILNINELLEPDKLDQVQRAAIHDTATSEM; encoded by the coding sequence GTGCAGGAACCAAGCAACTCGGCACTCAGCGAATCTATGGTCCGGAACAATAACACGGCTCAGTTCGTGGGCTTTCGATTGGAAGACCAGGAGTACGCATTCCGGATCGAGCAGATCCAGGAGATTGTTATTCTCCCGCAAATCACGCATACGCCCCAGGTTCCCGCCTACGTAGAGGGCGTCAGTAACCTCCGTGGAACGATCATTCCGATCATCAATCTGCGGTGTCTGTTTGGTCTCGAATCGCGACCGGCGGATCGTGAGAGTCGCACGATCGTGGTTAATGTCGGCGAACGAACGATGGGATGCACGGTGGATGCCGTCACACAGGTCATCCGCATCCCCGCCGAGAGCATACAGCCTGCACCAGACATGATTACCGCCGACCAGACAGGTTATATCACCGGCTTCGCCAAGCTCGATGACCGAATCCTCGTGATTCTGAACATCAATGAATTATTGGAGCCAGACAAGCTCGATCAGGTTCAACGAGCGGCGATTCACGATACCGCGACATCTGAAATGTAA
- a CDS encoding CheR family methyltransferase, producing the protein MDPVELNEDEFTRCQEFIYRMSGIRVPKTKRSLLSSRIRRRVKAGGFDGYQSYLQHLTSHQGKKEVACFLDVVTTNETFFFRTDKHFDWFRSQFIPQVVREAQVGMRSKSLRIWSAACSTGEEPYSLAVCLAENQLRLRNWTLKIVGTDINAEVIQKAERGAYDERAVKGVDDKRRKRYFTKQAGDSQWYVRPALKDMVEFRRHNLIEPMEVKPFDCIFIRNVLIYFDRESKKKVIGNLISRMVDNAWLVVGPSEGIYDMLGDLKKHSTFLYQKVK; encoded by the coding sequence GTGGATCCCGTTGAACTCAATGAGGACGAGTTCACTCGATGTCAGGAATTCATTTATCGAATGAGTGGAATCCGTGTTCCGAAGACGAAGCGGTCACTCCTCAGCAGCCGCATTCGCCGACGGGTGAAAGCGGGTGGGTTTGATGGATATCAATCATATTTGCAACATCTGACATCCCATCAAGGAAAAAAAGAGGTTGCGTGTTTTCTGGATGTTGTCACAACCAACGAAACATTCTTCTTTCGGACGGATAAGCACTTTGACTGGTTTCGCTCACAGTTCATCCCGCAGGTTGTCCGAGAGGCACAGGTAGGAATGCGATCCAAATCATTGCGTATTTGGTCAGCGGCGTGCAGTACGGGCGAGGAACCGTACTCGCTGGCAGTTTGTCTGGCCGAAAACCAACTCCGCCTGAGGAATTGGACCCTCAAGATTGTCGGCACCGACATCAATGCCGAAGTCATTCAGAAAGCCGAACGTGGCGCCTACGACGAACGCGCGGTCAAAGGAGTCGACGACAAACGCCGAAAGCGGTACTTTACGAAACAGGCAGGAGATTCCCAGTGGTACGTACGGCCTGCCTTAAAAGACATGGTTGAATTTCGACGACACAATTTGATCGAGCCAATGGAAGTAAAGCCTTTTGACTGTATCTTCATCCGCAATGTCCTAATCTATTTCGACCGCGAATCCAAGAAGAAAGTGATCGGCAATTTGATTAGCCGCATGGTCGACAACGCCTGGCTCGTGGTCGGTCCCTCAGAAGGAATCTATGACATGCTTGGAGACCTGAAGAAGCACTCAACATTCCTCTACCAGAAGGTTAAATAA
- a CDS encoding RNA polymerase sigma factor, with product MKSIDPIDLYAATDAELIQLCGQGDQNAYGQVVERYQSLVCSVAYNRCGDLALSEDLAQDAFILAWQKLADLKEVSKFKAWICTIVRNLAHRSSQRLERGVTRVAHLDAVPDIPSIIETPSERAARAEEEKLVWQALADVPEKYREPLILFYREGQSVARVADALDLSEDAVKQRLSRGRNMLRQHLAAVVETVLSDSKPAKAFTGAVILGLSGATSNSAAAAGVTTATTTVAKSAIGAGVGSGLGGLLLWPILNLPVIAWLFKSAFDDARSVQERQLLHRNLFIGFCGFVVYAATLFSSLWWQQYIEPPLLRPYLPAALMIVFLIPWIVFSRQMGKRVERIRIEAGTFTPSRPLFESDNNGPITLKVCGIFCLSSLLVIAGPAVLPLIAHDWIVLWAMFATAIGISFIAAQVSLRLPKWSFQLFGVGTGLTAFVTILIMFWRRSVWASAFVDFIPWYLGTMTAVTMTQVILTTIAWKRVYGRRE from the coding sequence ATGAAATCTATCGATCCTATCGACTTGTATGCGGCAACTGATGCTGAACTGATTCAACTTTGCGGGCAGGGCGACCAAAATGCTTATGGCCAAGTCGTTGAGCGATATCAGTCGCTTGTGTGCTCTGTCGCCTATAACCGCTGTGGCGACCTGGCGCTGAGCGAGGATCTTGCACAAGATGCTTTCATTCTCGCCTGGCAAAAGCTGGCCGACCTGAAGGAGGTCAGCAAGTTCAAGGCGTGGATTTGCACAATCGTACGAAATCTGGCCCATCGATCGTCGCAACGATTGGAACGTGGCGTCACTCGCGTTGCACATCTGGATGCGGTTCCTGACATTCCCTCAATTATTGAAACTCCGAGCGAACGGGCGGCGAGAGCGGAAGAAGAGAAGTTGGTATGGCAAGCGTTGGCCGACGTGCCGGAAAAATACCGCGAGCCTTTGATTTTGTTCTACCGTGAAGGCCAGTCGGTCGCTCGGGTCGCCGATGCGTTGGACTTGTCTGAGGATGCCGTGAAGCAGCGATTGTCGCGAGGCCGGAATATGTTGCGACAGCATCTTGCTGCAGTCGTTGAAACAGTACTGTCCGATTCCAAACCGGCAAAGGCATTTACGGGCGCTGTCATATTGGGGCTGTCCGGGGCAACATCAAATTCGGCGGCTGCAGCAGGAGTCACGACTGCTACGACGACCGTCGCAAAATCGGCTATCGGTGCTGGAGTGGGAAGCGGACTGGGCGGTCTCTTGCTATGGCCGATCCTGAATTTGCCCGTGATTGCTTGGTTGTTCAAGTCGGCATTTGACGACGCTCGTTCGGTACAAGAGCGGCAGTTGTTGCACCGCAATTTGTTCATTGGGTTTTGCGGTTTCGTAGTCTATGCGGCGACGCTTTTTTCGTCGCTTTGGTGGCAGCAGTACATCGAACCTCCCTTGTTGCGACCTTATTTGCCAGCTGCGCTGATGATTGTGTTCCTCATTCCCTGGATCGTCTTTAGTCGACAAATGGGAAAACGAGTCGAACGTATTCGCATCGAAGCGGGGACTTTCACTCCATCAAGGCCGCTCTTCGAATCCGATAACAATGGACCAATTACTTTGAAGGTCTGCGGAATCTTCTGCCTCAGCTCGCTGCTTGTGATCGCCGGACCTGCCGTCTTGCCATTAATAGCTCATGACTGGATTGTATTGTGGGCGATGTTCGCGACAGCGATCGGCATAAGTTTCATTGCAGCCCAGGTCAGCCTTCGACTTCCGAAGTGGTCTTTCCAGTTGTTCGGTGTTGGCACTGGGCTAACAGCATTTGTGACAATTCTCATCATGTTTTGGAGGCGGAGTGTCTGGGCATCAGCTTTTGTCGACTTCATCCCTTGGTACCTTGGAACCATGACAGCCGTAACAATGACTCAAGTTATCCTTACCACAATTGCCTGGAAACGGGTTTACGGCAGGCGGGAATAG